A genome region from Macrotis lagotis isolate mMagLag1 chromosome 4, bilby.v1.9.chrom.fasta, whole genome shotgun sequence includes the following:
- the LOC141520208 gene encoding olfactory receptor 4L1-like, with protein MDLKNDSMISEFLLLGLTSIWELEILFFVVFFLAYASIMTGNSLIILMVIFDSHLHSTPMYFLLANLSFLDMTISTITVPKIIRDSLSEHKTISLWGCMAQMFFLHFLGGSEMTLLIFMAVDRYVAICKPLHYTTIMNHRTLIAFVLLSWIVGFVHTMSQMAFTVNLPFCGPNVVDNVFCDLPLVIKLACTDTYVLDLLVIADSGLLSLICFILLLVSYTVILVTVHRRSSGGLSKALSTLSAHITVVTLFFGPCIFIYASPFSSFSVDKFLSVFYSVITPLLNPIIYTLRNQEMKAAMIRLRSRHISSR; from the coding sequence ATGGATCTGAAGAATGACTCTATGATATCTGAATTTTTGTTGTTAGGACTTACCAGTATTTGGGaacttgagattttattttttgtggtctTCTTCTTAGCCTATGCATCAATTATGACTGGAAATAGTCTCATTATACTGATGGTGATCTTTGACTCCCACTTGCACTCCACCCCTATGTATTTCCTCCTGGCCAATCTCTCCTTTTTGGATATGACTATTTCTACTATTACTGTACCTAAGATAATCAGAGATAGCCTCAGTGAACATAAAACTATCTCCTTATGGGGCTGCATGGCCCAGATGTTTTTCCTCCACTTTTTGGGGGGCAGTGAGATGACTCTCCTTATATTCATGGCAGTTGATCGATATGTTGCAATATGCAAACCTCTCCACTACACAACCATCATGAACCATCGAACACTGATAGCTTTTGTGTTGCTTTCCTGGATTGTGGGTTTTGTGCACACCATGAGCCAAATGGCCTTTACTGTGAACCTGCCCTTCTGTGGCCCCAATGTGGTTGACAATGTTTTTTGTGACCTTCCTCTGGTGATCAAACTTGCCTGCACTGACACCTATGTCCTGGATCTGCTAGTTATTGCTGACAGTGGGCTGCTCTCACTAATCTGTTTCATCCTCTTGCTTGTGTCCTATACTGTCATCTTGGTGACTGTCCACCGTCGTTCTTCTGGTGGACTCTCCAAAGCTCTGTCTACATTATCTGCTCATATCACAGTGGTAACTCTTTTCTTTGGACCATGCATTTTCATTTATGCCTCACCATTTAGTAGCTTTTCAGTGGACAAATTTCTCTCTGTGTTTTACTCAGTTATCACTCCTCTCCTGAATCCAATCATCTATACTTTGAGAAATCAAGAGATGAAGGCAGCTATGATTAGACTGAGAAGTAGACATATCAGCTCCAGATAA